Proteins co-encoded in one Desulfitibacter alkalitolerans DSM 16504 genomic window:
- a CDS encoding cobalt-precorrin 5A hydrolase, with protein sequence MSTEKENNLTAVICLTEKGAELAVRLGKLLDGARVVYIPKRLEKTIVQDRPVQIEYFEGWQHTFAEVFSRYTQIICIMATGIVVRSLAPLVQSKYCDPAVVVVDEKGAFAISLLSGHVGGANDLARKVADKLKGQAVITTATDVREKPAVDVLAAELDGLVVPREKVKVFNRLLVEGKKVYLSSPFPIVSSIKDGFIWQEWPEFNEPVVLISPHVQGAAGKILQILPRILVVGIGCRKGVALETVTSALRETFKRFYLDERCIKALATIDFKGEEEALKLLSKEMKVPLRTVTKEEIRTLEGTFEPSHWVKKQIGVGGVCEPAAKLVANKGCTIVPKQKVGPVTISVAVEKSWWLDLDQGIEISWPLQPWKH encoded by the coding sequence ATGAGTACAGAGAAGGAAAATAACCTCACAGCAGTAATATGCTTGACTGAAAAGGGTGCAGAGCTTGCCGTGAGGCTGGGGAAGCTTCTTGACGGGGCTAGGGTAGTATACATTCCAAAAAGGCTTGAAAAAACCATAGTCCAGGACAGGCCAGTACAGATCGAGTATTTTGAGGGTTGGCAGCATACCTTTGCTGAGGTTTTTTCCAGATACACCCAGATAATATGCATCATGGCCACAGGAATAGTAGTTAGGAGCCTGGCTCCATTGGTTCAGTCCAAGTATTGCGATCCTGCAGTAGTGGTGGTGGATGAAAAGGGGGCCTTTGCCATAAGCCTGTTATCAGGTCATGTAGGGGGAGCCAATGACCTGGCAAGAAAAGTGGCAGATAAGCTAAAGGGTCAGGCAGTAATAACTACTGCAACTGATGTAAGGGAAAAGCCGGCGGTGGATGTGCTTGCTGCAGAACTAGATGGACTGGTGGTACCCAGGGAAAAGGTAAAGGTTTTTAATAGGCTGCTGGTAGAGGGAAAGAAGGTATATTTATCCAGTCCCTTTCCCATTGTTTCGTCTATTAAGGATGGCTTTATCTGGCAGGAATGGCCGGAATTTAATGAGCCTGTGGTATTAATCAGTCCCCATGTTCAGGGGGCAGCAGGCAAGATACTGCAGATTTTACCGCGTATTCTGGTGGTTGGTATAGGCTGCCGCAAGGGGGTAGCTTTAGAGACTGTAACCAGTGCATTAAGAGAAACTTTTAAACGCTTTTATCTTGATGAAAGGTGTATTAAAGCCCTGGCTACCATAGATTTTAAGGGAGAGGAGGAGGCACTAAAGCTCCTTTCTAAGGAAATGAAGGTTCCCTTGAGAACTGTAACTAAAGAGGAGATTAGAACCCTGGAAGGAACCTTTGAGCCTTCTCATTGGGTGAAAAAACAGATAGGAGTTGGTGGAGTATGCGAACCTGCTGCAAAGCTAGTGGCAAACAAGGGCTGCACAATTGTGCCGAAGCAAAAGGTGGGCCCAGTAACAATAAGTGTGGCTGTGGAAAAATCCTGGTGGTTGGACTTGGACCAGGGAATAGAGATCTCTTGGCCCCTGCAGCCCTGGAAGCATTAA
- the cobM gene encoding precorrin-4 C(11)-methyltransferase encodes MIFFVGAGSGDPELITLKGYKLLQEADLVVWAGSLVNEKVLDYTKAGARLVNSAHLDLEEIVETMVEAYNKGEKVVRLHTGDPSLYGAIGEQMELLKQKNVPFKVIPGVSSFLAAAASVQKEYTVPDGTQTVIITRMEGRTPVPARENLASLAAHGSSMAIFLSVGMIERVVEQLLEGYSPDTPAAVVEKASWPEERVLKGTLANLAQLTRDAGITKTALILVGNFLKDTGKSKLYDREFTHEYREGK; translated from the coding sequence GTGATTTTCTTTGTAGGGGCAGGTTCAGGGGATCCTGAACTAATCACTCTAAAGGGCTACAAGCTGCTTCAAGAGGCAGATCTTGTTGTATGGGCAGGATCCCTTGTAAATGAAAAAGTTCTCGATTATACGAAAGCAGGAGCAAGGCTGGTCAACAGTGCCCATTTGGACCTGGAAGAAATAGTTGAGACAATGGTTGAGGCATACAACAAAGGTGAAAAGGTGGTCAGACTCCATACTGGTGATCCAAGTCTTTATGGTGCCATAGGAGAACAGATGGAGCTGCTCAAGCAGAAGAATGTTCCCTTTAAAGTAATTCCAGGGGTTAGCTCGTTTCTGGCAGCAGCAGCAAGTGTTCAGAAGGAATACACAGTTCCTGACGGAACCCAAACAGTAATTATCACCCGTATGGAGGGAAGAACCCCCGTACCTGCAAGAGAAAATCTTGCCAGTCTGGCAGCCCACGGTTCATCCATGGCAATCTTTCTGTCTGTGGGCATGATTGAAAGGGTTGTTGAGCAGCTTCTGGAGGGTTATTCGCCAGATACACCTGCTGCAGTAGTGGAAAAGGCATCCTGGCCCGAGGAAAGGGTTTTAAAGGGTACCCTGGCAAACCTGGCCCAGCTGACCAGGGATGCAGGAATTACCAAAACAGCGCTAATTCTGGTGGGGAACTTTTTAAAGGATACAGGAAAATCCAAATTATATGATAGGGAATTTACCCATGAGTACAGAGAAGGAAAATAA
- the cobI gene encoding precorrin-2 C(20)-methyltransferase, translating into MSLGKFYGIGVGPGDPELLTLKAKRVLGEIDVLLIPKSKREKRSLALSIASELVNKDCETVELILPMITDQEDLKRHWQQAAEQVVEVLNQGKDTAFITLGDPTIYSTFTYLLKYVKKLAPEAEVEIIPGISSINSISAWIGQPLAEGEESLIIVPALNDKQSLEKIITEFDNIVLLKAGNQADKVIDILEEKGILDKAFYASRCGFPDGFYTNELKELRNKKFDYLSTMIIKKKLGDDAK; encoded by the coding sequence TTGTCATTAGGAAAATTTTATGGTATAGGAGTAGGGCCTGGAGACCCTGAGCTGTTAACATTAAAGGCCAAGAGGGTTCTGGGTGAAATAGACGTACTTTTAATACCAAAATCTAAAAGAGAAAAGAGAAGTCTGGCTTTATCAATAGCTTCAGAGCTTGTCAACAAGGACTGTGAGACTGTTGAGCTTATACTGCCAATGATTACTGACCAGGAGGATTTGAAAAGGCACTGGCAGCAGGCTGCTGAACAGGTGGTGGAGGTCTTGAACCAGGGTAAGGACACAGCTTTCATAACCCTTGGTGATCCAACTATTTATAGTACCTTTACATACCTTTTAAAATATGTGAAAAAGCTTGCTCCAGAAGCTGAAGTAGAAATAATTCCTGGAATCAGCTCAATTAATTCAATATCTGCCTGGATTGGTCAGCCCCTGGCTGAAGGCGAAGAAAGCCTGATTATAGTTCCGGCATTAAATGATAAACAAAGCCTGGAAAAAATCATAACCGAGTTTGACAACATTGTGCTCTTAAAGGCAGGCAATCAGGCAGATAAGGTCATTGATATATTAGAGGAGAAGGGCATACTTGACAAGGCTTTTTATGCCAGTCGCTGTGGATTTCCAGATGGGTTTTACACCAATGAATTAAAGGAACTTCGCAATAAAAAGTTTGACTATCTCTCCACAATGATAATTAAAAAAAAGCTAGGAGATGATGCAAAGTGA
- the cbiT gene encoding precorrin-6Y C5,15-methyltransferase (decarboxylating) subunit CbiT produces the protein MSKWVYITPGIPDEEFIRDEGVPMTKNEIRVLSLSKLRLFPGAVVYDVGAGSGSVAVECKILAANGRVYAIEKNPRGIGLIQENSKKFGVDINIIEGTAPQAMADLPEADRIFIGGSGGNLGDILETCDNKLKPGGWLVVNSVTLETGPEAFNILKEKNYTLEAVQVNIAVVSQRGRAALWQARNPVTIIAAGKRG, from the coding sequence ATGAGTAAATGGGTGTATATAACGCCTGGAATCCCTGACGAGGAGTTTATTCGGGATGAGGGTGTTCCAATGACTAAAAATGAAATACGGGTTCTATCACTGTCAAAGCTCCGGCTTTTTCCAGGGGCTGTAGTATATGATGTAGGTGCAGGCAGTGGTTCTGTAGCTGTGGAATGTAAAATTCTGGCAGCTAATGGCAGGGTATATGCCATTGAAAAAAATCCCCGGGGTATTGGCTTAATTCAGGAAAACAGCAAAAAATTTGGTGTGGATATAAATATTATTGAAGGGACAGCCCCGCAAGCAATGGCAGACCTGCCAGAAGCAGACAGAATATTTATAGGGGGCAGTGGGGGGAATCTGGGAGATATTTTAGAAACATGTGACAATAAGCTAAAGCCTGGGGGCTGGCTGGTAGTTAACTCAGTGACTCTGGAAACAGGCCCAGAGGCATTTAATATACTAAAAGAGAAAAATTATACATTAGAGGCAGTACAGGTTAATATTGCTGTGGTTAGCCAGAGGGGCAGGGCAGCACTCTGGCAGGCAAGAAATCCTGTTACCATAATTGCTGCTGGGAAAAGGGGGTAG
- the cbiE gene encoding precorrin-6y C5,15-methyltransferase (decarboxylating) subunit CbiE produces the protein MAGLVKVVGTGPGHESYLTPIGLETIKQAEALVGGQRLLDTFASKGQEQFSVDKELKKAIEYINEHRHTKRIVVLVSGDTGIYSLANYLAKHIPANDLEFVPGISSIQLMFARIKKPWNEAQILSMHGRSVDLVVEAVEQAQITALLTGSPWTPQRIAEYLLAKGAADMQVIVGKDLSYPWERLVYTTLKALSKDEEDYSNSVMVILNE, from the coding sequence TTGGCAGGTTTAGTTAAAGTCGTAGGAACAGGTCCTGGGCACGAAAGCTATCTTACACCCATAGGCCTGGAAACAATAAAACAGGCGGAAGCACTTGTTGGAGGACAGCGCCTTCTTGATACCTTTGCATCTAAAGGTCAGGAGCAGTTTTCTGTGGACAAGGAACTTAAAAAAGCCATTGAATATATTAATGAGCACAGACACACCAAAAGGATTGTGGTGCTGGTTTCTGGAGATACAGGGATTTACAGCCTGGCAAACTACCTGGCAAAGCACATCCCAGCCAATGATCTGGAGTTTGTGCCTGGAATCAGCTCCATCCAGCTCATGTTTGCCAGAATCAAGAAACCCTGGAATGAGGCTCAGATATTAAGCATGCATGGCCGCTCAGTGGATTTGGTAGTAGAAGCCGTTGAGCAGGCTCAGATAACTGCACTTCTTACTGGCAGCCCCTGGACACCACAGAGGATAGCTGAATATCTCCTTGCAAAGGGGGCAGCAGATATGCAGGTTATTGTAGGTAAGGACCTATCATATCCATGGGAAAGGCTGGTATATACAACTTTAAAGGCCTTGTCTAAGGATGAGGAAGACTATAGTAATAGTGTGATGGTGATTTTAAATGAGTAA
- the cbiD gene encoding cobalt-precorrin-5B (C(1))-methyltransferase CbiD, translating to MVIDNNKDGKKLRSGYTTGTCAAAAAQAALKQLLELRKQKIHNLTPIIFPIHVVAVDLPQGGTVSIPIKSITVKGDIVTAEVIKDAGDDPDITNGTSICASVEILEANSLEILEHNNEIILLGGKGVGRVTKPGLSVPVGEPAINPVPRRMIIHEVKKLLPRGKGVKVTIAIPEGERLAKKTLNPRLGIVGGISILGTTGIVRPMSEEAYVDSLIPQIDQAAALGHSLIVLTPGGMGEKKAVELGMPREAVVQTSNFIGTMLKESAKRGIKGILLFGHIGKIIKVAGGIFHTHSKIADGRREILAAHAAMMGASPALIKEIMELNTIDASIELIKSHGLHEVYNTIARWASKRSLELLGEELKIGTVMYSLDGEIIGYDEEAVTLGRELGWQV from the coding sequence GTGGTCATAGATAACAACAAGGATGGGAAAAAGCTGCGCTCTGGATACACTACTGGAACCTGTGCTGCAGCTGCTGCCCAGGCAGCCTTGAAGCAATTATTAGAGCTAAGAAAACAAAAAATACACAATTTAACTCCAATAATCTTTCCAATTCATGTTGTTGCAGTTGATTTGCCCCAGGGAGGTACTGTCAGCATTCCCATAAAGAGCATAACTGTTAAGGGAGATATAGTAACAGCAGAGGTTATAAAGGATGCGGGAGATGACCCTGACATTACCAATGGTACAAGTATCTGTGCGTCTGTAGAAATCCTGGAGGCAAATTCTTTAGAGATACTGGAGCATAATAATGAAATAATTCTCCTTGGAGGAAAGGGTGTTGGCAGGGTAACCAAGCCTGGGCTTTCAGTACCAGTGGGGGAGCCAGCAATAAATCCTGTGCCCAGGAGGATGATTATACATGAGGTTAAAAAGCTTCTTCCCAGGGGTAAAGGAGTAAAGGTTACAATAGCAATTCCAGAGGGGGAAAGGCTTGCAAAAAAGACATTAAACCCCAGACTTGGTATTGTTGGCGGCATATCAATACTAGGCACCACTGGGATTGTCCGTCCCATGTCTGAGGAGGCATATGTGGACTCCTTGATACCACAGATTGACCAGGCAGCAGCCCTGGGACATAGCCTGATAGTTCTGACACCTGGTGGAATGGGTGAAAAAAAGGCCGTTGAATTGGGAATGCCCAGGGAGGCTGTTGTTCAGACAAGTAATTTTATAGGGACAATGCTTAAGGAAAGTGCTAAAAGAGGTATCAAGGGAATACTCCTCTTTGGCCACATTGGCAAGATTATCAAGGTGGCAGGGGGCATTTTTCACACCCACAGCAAAATAGCAGATGGCCGAAGAGAAATCCTGGCAGCACACGCGGCCATGATGGGTGCTTCTCCTGCTTTAATTAAAGAAATAATGGAGCTAAATACTATTGATGCTTCAATAGAGCTTATAAAAAGCCATGGTCTCCATGAAGTCTATAATACTATTGCCAGGTGGGCAAGCAAACGTTCCCTGGAACTTCTTGGAGAAGAGCTTAAAATTGGTACTGTAATGTATTCCCTGGACGGGGAGATAATAGGTTATGATGAGGAAGCTGTAACATTAGGGAGGGAGCTAGGTTGGCAGGTTTAG
- a CDS encoding cobyrinate a,c-diamide synthase, producing MSFPRILIAGVQSGVGKTTLTLGLLAALKRRGIKVQPFKVGPDYIDPGLHYHAAGVKSHNLDSWMGSEEVVKTVFARNAQNADISIIEGVMGLFDGARGERLKGSSAHIAMILKAPVILVVNVKGMARSCAALVKGYKEYVSGLDLKGVILNNAGSDYYKTILAGALEDELGVKVLGCLAKNKHITMPERHLGLLPAEENNELSSAISLMADLAEAEVDVDALLAAARASEPVEFKEYNSSSTPRNQYKNTFIGVARDQAFTFYYQDSLDYLQELGARLVYFSPLKDSSVPDVDGLYIGGGFPEMFIKELSENQSMITSLHNAHDKGLPIFAECGGFMYLTEKVVDFQGNSWPGVGLVPVEVKMTNKLAALGYVKASALKKSIIGDLGDEVKGHEFHYSVMSGIPEEDSAFSLVGGKGADYRRDGYARRNLFASYVHIHLRSNPKAALNFLDACRELKQRR from the coding sequence ATGAGCTTCCCCCGTATATTGATTGCAGGTGTACAAAGTGGAGTTGGCAAGACGACCCTTACCCTGGGATTGTTGGCTGCTTTAAAAAGAAGGGGCATCAAGGTACAGCCATTCAAGGTTGGTCCCGATTATATAGATCCTGGGCTGCATTACCATGCAGCTGGTGTCAAAAGCCATAATTTAGACAGCTGGATGGGCAGTGAGGAGGTTGTTAAAACAGTCTTTGCTAGAAATGCCCAAAATGCTGATATTTCTATAATAGAAGGAGTGATGGGGCTATTTGACGGTGCCAGGGGAGAAAGGCTAAAGGGCAGTAGTGCTCATATAGCCATGATCTTAAAAGCACCTGTAATCCTGGTGGTTAATGTTAAGGGAATGGCCAGAAGTTGTGCAGCATTAGTTAAAGGCTACAAGGAGTATGTTTCTGGATTGGACCTCAAGGGAGTTATATTAAATAATGCAGGCAGTGACTACTATAAAACAATATTAGCTGGGGCCCTGGAGGATGAATTAGGAGTAAAAGTGTTGGGCTGCCTGGCAAAGAATAAGCATATAACCATGCCGGAGAGACATCTGGGACTGCTTCCAGCTGAGGAAAACAATGAATTAAGTTCAGCCATCAGCTTAATGGCAGACTTAGCTGAAGCCGAGGTTGATGTGGATGCACTCCTTGCAGCAGCCAGGGCCTCTGAGCCTGTAGAATTTAAAGAGTATAATAGTTCGAGCACGCCTCGCAATCAATATAAAAACACCTTCATTGGAGTGGCAAGGGACCAGGCTTTTACCTTCTATTATCAGGATAGCCTTGATTATCTCCAGGAGCTAGGGGCCAGACTTGTATATTTTAGTCCCCTTAAAGACTCCTCTGTACCAGATGTGGATGGGTTATATATAGGCGGCGGTTTTCCAGAGATGTTCATTAAAGAACTCTCTGAGAATCAATCCATGATTACCTCTTTACATAATGCCCATGACAAGGGGCTGCCCATATTTGCAGAATGTGGTGGCTTCATGTATCTTACTGAAAAGGTTGTGGATTTTCAAGGTAACAGCTGGCCTGGTGTAGGGCTTGTACCTGTTGAAGTGAAAATGACAAATAAACTGGCTGCCCTGGGATATGTCAAGGCATCAGCCCTGAAAAAATCCATTATTGGAGATTTGGGTGATGAAGTAAAGGGCCATGAATTCCATTACTCTGTCATGTCAGGAATACCAGAAGAAGACAGCGCTTTTTCTCTTGTTGGGGGCAAGGGTGCTGATTATAGAAGAGATGGATATGCCAGAAGAAACCTTTTTGCATCTTACGTCCATATACATTTGCGATCAAATCCAAAGGCAGCCCTGAATTTCCTGGATGCATGCCGGGAGTTAAAGCAAAGAAGATAA
- a CDS encoding selenium metabolism-associated LysR family transcriptional regulator, giving the protein MQFHQLMAFVKVAEHQSFSKAADSLFLSQSTVSTHINSLEKYFGQKLFDRLSKRVTLTPFGQRLYYWSKEILNIKEKAMWDLKDWTGKTVGTINIAASTVPNQYMVPALIANFIKRFPGTNFTVTQKDSLGVADILVNGEADIGMLGEVFYADKLEFIPIHEEKMVLITPANIKLDTPVSITSLLDNNFIFRKPGSGTQAFIEKVLHSSGLELSLLKVIGYFDNVQSIKQGVKEGMGFSIISEIAARDYAKSKLINTYEILEMPATRNFYIAYNKTKTLSPINLEFIKFCKPGYQEAHKI; this is encoded by the coding sequence ATGCAGTTTCATCAGTTAATGGCTTTTGTTAAGGTTGCTGAACATCAGAGTTTTTCTAAAGCAGCAGACAGTTTATTCTTAAGTCAATCAACAGTTAGCACACATATTAATAGCCTTGAGAAATACTTTGGTCAAAAGCTTTTTGATAGACTTAGCAAAAGAGTTACTCTCACACCCTTTGGACAAAGATTATATTACTGGTCAAAGGAGATACTAAACATTAAGGAAAAGGCCATGTGGGATCTGAAGGACTGGACCGGCAAAACCGTAGGCACAATAAATATTGCCGCTAGTACTGTGCCTAATCAATACATGGTTCCAGCTTTAATTGCAAATTTCATTAAAAGGTTTCCAGGAACAAATTTTACCGTTACCCAAAAGGATTCTCTGGGAGTAGCAGATATTTTGGTTAATGGCGAAGCAGACATTGGAATGCTGGGTGAGGTTTTTTATGCTGATAAACTGGAATTCATTCCTATTCACGAGGAAAAGATGGTTCTTATTACACCTGCAAATATCAAACTTGATACTCCCGTATCCATAACCAGCTTGTTAGATAACAACTTCATCTTTAGAAAACCAGGTTCAGGAACCCAGGCATTTATAGAAAAGGTACTGCATTCTTCGGGGCTGGAATTGTCTCTTTTAAAGGTCATTGGATATTTTGATAATGTCCAGTCCATCAAGCAGGGTGTTAAGGAAGGCATGGGATTTTCCATTATTTCAGAAATTGCTGCAAGAGATTATGCAAAAAGCAAGCTAATTAACACCTATGAAATCCTGGAAATGCCTGCTACACGCAATTTTTATATAGCCTATAATAAAACTAAAACCCTATCCCCCATTAATCTGGAATTTATTAAATTTTGCAAACCAGGCTATCAGGAGGCACATAAGATATGA
- a CDS encoding aminotransferase class V-fold PLP-dependent enzyme — translation MRQVYFDNAATSHPKPPTVVQAINEYFNTIGVSPGRGGYRLGLEAGRKLLAAREVIADFFNCPDPAKVVFTMNITYAINFVLRGVLKKGDHVVTSSIEHNSVARPLEALKKSGIIDYTTVKADGDGFINPDKIRKALKTNTKLIVLNHASNVFGSLQPAEEIGGIAGDHGLLYLLDTAQTAGSIPIDMKRLNLSFLAFTGHKGLFGPPGVGGLCIDMDDETVLEPFILGGTGSKSHLLEQPEAFPDRLESGTPNTPGIMGLTAGFEFIKRTGLEKIRQHEMDLLKHFIAGCNDLSEIEIYGARDLSRQTPCVSLNIKNMDGGQLSFILDQVYGIMTRSGLHCAPWAHETMGTFPGGTVRFSFGWFNTHEEINYTLTALKEIIND, via the coding sequence ATGAGACAGGTATATTTTGATAATGCAGCAACAAGCCATCCCAAACCACCCACAGTAGTTCAGGCAATAAATGAATATTTTAATACTATAGGTGTAAGTCCCGGCAGGGGAGGATATAGATTAGGTCTGGAAGCCGGCAGAAAGCTCCTAGCAGCTAGAGAGGTTATAGCTGATTTTTTTAATTGCCCTGACCCGGCTAAGGTTGTGTTTACAATGAACATAACCTATGCCATTAATTTTGTGTTAAGAGGGGTTTTAAAAAAGGGGGACCATGTTGTCACATCAAGCATAGAACATAACTCAGTTGCCCGTCCCTTGGAAGCTCTCAAAAAATCTGGAATAATTGATTATACCACCGTCAAAGCAGATGGAGACGGCTTTATTAATCCAGATAAAATCAGGAAGGCACTTAAAACTAATACAAAGCTTATTGTCCTAAATCATGCCTCAAATGTTTTTGGCAGCCTGCAGCCTGCAGAAGAGATAGGCGGGATTGCAGGTGACCACGGTCTTTTATATTTGCTGGATACAGCTCAAACTGCCGGCAGCATACCAATTGACATGAAAAGGTTAAATCTAAGCTTTCTGGCCTTTACGGGGCATAAGGGGCTATTTGGACCTCCAGGCGTTGGAGGACTTTGCATTGACATGGACGATGAAACAGTTCTGGAGCCTTTTATTCTGGGAGGTACGGGAAGTAAATCTCATCTATTGGAGCAGCCTGAGGCATTTCCCGATAGATTGGAAAGCGGTACGCCCAATACTCCTGGAATAATGGGCCTGACTGCAGGTTTTGAGTTTATAAAGAGAACCGGCCTGGAGAAAATCAGGCAGCATGAAATGGACCTATTAAAGCACTTCATAGCTGGGTGTAATGACCTGTCTGAAATAGAAATCTACGGCGCCAGGGATTTGTCACGGCAAACCCCTTGTGTATCCTTAAATATCAAGAATATGGATGGCGGCCAGCTCAGCTTTATCCTCGATCAAGTTTATGGAATAATGACCCGCTCAGGCTTACACTGTGCACCATGGGCACATGAAACCATGGGAACCTTTCCAGGAGGGACAGTTCGCTTTAGCTTTGGTTGGTTTAACACCCATGAAGAAATCAATTATACACTCACAGCTTTAAAAGAGATAATTAATGATTAA
- a CDS encoding HepT-like ribonuclease domain-containing protein, translating to MKNQKILLKIIKYINSILKYTNNVNYTEFRNNSMMVEACVFNLSQIGELVNKLDKEFISNHPEVPWFKIKGLRNRIVHDYEGVNLNLIWDIIDIDLKVLKEQLMRLDSKTEE from the coding sequence ATGAAAAATCAAAAAATATTATTAAAAATAATTAAATATATTAATTCTATACTAAAATATACAAATAATGTAAATTATACTGAATTTAGAAACAATAGCATGATGGTTGAAGCATGTGTATTTAATTTAAGCCAGATTGGCGAACTGGTTAATAAATTAGACAAGGAATTTATATCAAACCATCCTGAAGTTCCTTGGTTTAAAATTAAAGGTTTAAGAAACCGTATTGTTCATGACTATGAGGGAGTAAACCTAAATCTAATATGGGATATTATAGATATTGATTTGAAAGTATTAAAAGAGCAATTAATGAGGTTAGACTCAAAAACTGAAGAATAA
- a CDS encoding nucleotidyltransferase family protein: MASDTILIKELKRKTIPIFKEYPVDKVILFGSYAKGDAAKSSDIDLFIDTNGKLRGLDFVGLIERLADALGVEIDLIDKMHIEPGSLIIQEIENKGVVLYEKSKNIIKNN; encoded by the coding sequence ATGGCTTCCGATACAATTTTAATAAAAGAATTAAAAAGAAAAACCATACCGATTTTTAAAGAATATCCGGTTGATAAGGTAATACTATTTGGCTCTTATGCCAAAGGGGATGCTGCTAAATCTAGTGATATTGATTTATTTATTGATACTAATGGTAAATTAAGAGGTCTAGATTTTGTGGGATTAATTGAAAGACTTGCAGATGCCCTAGGGGTAGAGATAGATTTAATTGATAAAATGCATATAGAACCTGGCTCTTTAATTATTCAAGAAATTGAAAACAAAGGAGTAGTTTTATATGAAAAATCAAAAAATATTATTAAAAATAATTAA